TCATCTATTCTTGTTTGCAGACCAAAAGTTAGCCCATAACCCGTCGCATTTATGTTTTCTATAATCTCAGGAAGTTGGTGCTGCGCATAGCGCGCAATATGAAGAACTGGTCCGAATACTTCGTGTGTTAGGTCTTCAATTCCGCCAACTTCAATAAGTGTAGGGGGAATAAAAGTTCCGATCAGTGGTGTCTTTTGTTGATACTTGACGCGCCCGGCTTCTTTGGAGGTATTGATATAGTCTGAAATTGCAACTTGGGCGCCTTGATCAATGACGGGTCCAACATCAGTTTCCAGCAACCAAGGATCGCCAACTTGCAGCTCTTTCATGGCACCGATGAGCATGTGGGTGAAATCATCAGCAATGTCCTCTTGGACATAAAGACACCGCAATGCACTGCATCTTTGCCCTGCAGATTGAAAGGCACTTTCAATCACCGCTGTTACGGCTTGTTCAAGCAAGGCGGTACTGTCGATGATCATCGCATTTAGCCCACCCGTTTCAGCAATCAAAGGTGCACCGGGCGTCAGGTTATGCGCCATGGCGGCACGAATACTTAGCGCTGTTTTGATTGATCCGGTGAAAGCCACGCCACTGATCCTTGGGTCAGAGCAAAGCATTGCTCCTACTGTCCCGTCGCCAGGTAAAAGTTGCAGTGCAGTTTTCGGTACTCCTGCTTGATGCAATAAATCCACCAAGTAGGCTGCGATGAGAGGGGTTTGTTCAGCTGATTTGGCAAGAACTGCATTGCCTGCTGACAATGCAGCTGCGATTTGGCCAGTAAAGATTGCCAGTGGAAAATTCCATGGGGATATACATGTAAATATGCCTAGGGGTGACCCTTTTGGGGTGCGGGAGGCGTAGTATCGCAAAAAATCAATACCTTCGCGTAATTCGGCTAAAGCATCTGCCAATGTCTTTCCAGACTCACGGCATAGGAGAGTAAAAATTTCTCCAAAGTGAACCTCGTAAAGATTGGCGGCTCGGTTTAGAGTAGTTGCTCGATCTGCCGCTGTGGAAGCCCAAGGTTTGGCGGTTTCAATAGCTTGTCTGCACTGCCTCGGAGTGGTATTTTGAACCTGCCCCACGGGGTCATTGACTTTGCTTGGGTTATAAATTAACGTTTTATTATCATTATCTTGTGTCTTTTTTGTAGAGGATTGACCGGCCGTCCAAAAGGTGTCTTTATGCAAGCTTCGTGTCGTTAGAACTTGTGAAAGCTGGGTTTCATCAGTGAGGTCAATTCCAAGCGAGTTTTTGCGTTCAGGAGCAAATAGTTGGGAGCCTGTTTTAATCGTTTTGTTTAACTCTGAGATATTGGCAAAAGGATCACGTGATACAACTTTAGGTGTTATATTTAAGTCGACGATTTGATTGACAAAACTGCTGTTGGCTCCATTTTCAAGAAGTCGTCTGACCAGGTAGGCAAGCAAATCTCGGTGCGCCCCAACCGGAGCGTAAATGCGGCAATCTCTTCTATGGCTTGAATGAACAAATTCGTGTAATGCCTCACCCATTCCATGCAAGCGCTGGAATTCAAAGTTGGAATCTTCATTTGCCAGTTCAAGGACGGTAGCTATCGTATGTGCATTGTGAGTGGCAAATTGCGGGTATATCCGATCCCCCATTGAAAGTAGTTTACGCGCATTCGCAATATAAGAAACATCAGTTGCGGCTTTTTTGGTGAAAATCGGAAAATCTGATAAGCCTGCAACTTGTGCACGTTTGATCTCAGTGTCCCAAT
The nucleotide sequence above comes from Rhodobacteraceae bacterium Araon29. Encoded proteins:
- the putA gene encoding bifunctional proline dehydrogenase/L-glutamate gamma-semialdehyde dehydrogenase PutA codes for the protein MTDFNSQNPRQLVDAHSYAPEQAVLNHLIGVANLDTSIRDRISDLAIQLVKQIRAFDQPGLMEVFLAEYGLSTKEGVALMCLAEALLRVPDAATIDSLIEDKIAPSNWSKHMGHSTSPLVNASTWALMLTGKVLTDDQTSIVGQLRGLLKRMGEPVVRAAVGRAIKEMGRQFVLGETITAAMKRAKPVQEKGYTYSYDMLGEAAYTNEDATRYHLTYSHAIASIAYDCVNGDIRKNPGVSVKLSALHPRYEITQRDRVMNELVPRLDALAQLAKSANMALTIDAEESDRLSLSLDVIEAVLQNPALRGWDGFGVVVQAYSKRASFVVDFLYDMAQRYDRKIMVRLVKGAYWDTEIKRAQVAGLSDFPIFTKKAATDVSYIANARKLLSMGDRIYPQFATHNAHTIATVLELANEDSNFEFQRLHGMGEALHEFVHSSHRRDCRIYAPVGAHRDLLAYLVRRLLENGANSSFVNQIVDLNITPKVVSRDPFANISELNKTIKTGSQLFAPERKNSLGIDLTDETQLSQVLTTRSLHKDTFWTAGQSSTKKTQDNDNKTLIYNPSKVNDPVGQVQNTTPRQCRQAIETAKPWASTAADRATTLNRAANLYEVHFGEIFTLLCRESGKTLADALAELREGIDFLRYYASRTPKGSPLGIFTCISPWNFPLAIFTGQIAAALSAGNAVLAKSAEQTPLIAAYLVDLLHQAGVPKTALQLLPGDGTVGAMLCSDPRISGVAFTGSIKTALSIRAAMAHNLTPGAPLIAETGGLNAMIIDSTALLEQAVTAVIESAFQSAGQRCSALRCLYVQEDIADDFTHMLIGAMKELQVGDPWLLETDVGPVIDQGAQVAISDYINTSKEAGRVKYQQKTPLIGTFIPPTLIEVGGIEDLTHEVFGPVLHIARYAQHQLPEIIENINATGYGLTFGLQTRIDERVQYIKDRIKVGNIYVNRNQIGAIVGSQPFGGEGLSGTGPKAGGPHYLSRFSNAASCTVKSHWPNDMPIEKLVKTLLDIQTTKPNPPISLPGPTGESNQLSLHPKPPILCLGPGQHACDQQVLQIRKLGGHAVPVDGGITPADLIITPPIGGVIWWGDHKRARSYSQALAKRAGPIVPLITSQPDTAHALSERHICTDTTAAGGNAKLLSGLS